The region TTACTTGTTTTTCGTTATTTATGATTTGTTCTTCTGTATATCCTAGTGATTCTAGTATTCTGAGTGTTGCTGGAAGTACTTGGTTTTGAATGTAGTATTCAGGATCATATGCTTTATCACCAAGTAATTCAACTGGATATGCACGTTTGCTTATTGGTTCACGTCCCTTTGTTATAACATAGCTTATGATCATCCCACTTTTTACTGTTTTTCCATGTTTTATTAGTCTTTCTGCTGCTATTACGTGTGGTGCTATTTGTTTGTAGTTTTCAGGTTTTTTTGTTAGTTTTGTATGGATAATTAGGTCTTCTATTGGTACTTTTCCTTTTTTGAGTTTGTCTATTATCTGGTTTACTATTTTTTTTGCTTTTTTTGGTGATGCATCTTCAAGTAGTGCTGTTAGTACTTTGTGTTGTGTGTCTTTTGCAACTGGTGCCCAGTCTCGTCTTACAAGTTCTAAGCCTTTTACTGTTATTTCTCCATCGTATATAACAGCATATCTTTTTTTTGTTACGAAGAATCCTCGATCATAGTAGCCTTCAAGTTCTAGTTCCATGTTGGCTGGAAGATTTTGGTTTATGGAGCCTAGTAGCTCCGTAACCTTTTCTTCGATTTTTGTTGGAATGCTCATTCGATTAGTACACCGTTAACGATTCCGTTTTGTCCTGGTCTGGATGTGATTTTTACGTTTCCTATTTCTGTTTCAACAATTGCTCCTTTTGTAATGATGTTACGTCTTACAAAGTGGCTGTTTGCTGAGTTTTCTAGTACTGTTAGGATTTCAACGTTTTTAGATGAGTTGTCTTTAGGATCAATTACGTTAATTCTGTTTGCTACTGTTGCTCTTGTTTTTGAACAGTTTCCACGTGCTGTAATTTCTTTTTTAACTTCTTCTCCTATTCTTGTGTCTGCTGGTGTTCTTCCGAATTCAGCGTTTCTTTTGTTTTTATTTCTTCTTGATCTTGCCCCAGATGGTTTTCTTAGGGAACTTCCTTGCCATATTGCCATTTTATAGTCACCTCAAATTTTTTTTTTGTTATGTTATTTTTAATTTTTTCTTTTATTTAAAAAAGTTTTTTTTTCCTGGATTATTTTATTTATCCGTAAAAAGGGAAGATAAGTTATCTTAGGCTTGATAATCCTTCCTTTTTTTTCATTATATTGATATAGTGTAAAGTATTATTTTTTTTTGTAAAATTTTAATAAAAAAAATCCTTTTGTATCAGTAAATATATCATCTTTTATTATACTACTTGAAAAAATTCCTCATATTTAAGGAAAAAAAATATATTCATGATAAAAAGAAATATAGTTTTTTTTTTCGTATAATATAATCTTTAGAATAAAAATATTTTATTTAAAAAATAATAAATTGAGTTTAAAATTATTATATTATACTAATTTTTTACAATATTATTATAATATATATAAT is a window of Methanosphaera cuniculi DNA encoding:
- a CDS encoding DNA polymerase domain-containing protein produces the protein MSIPTKIEEKVTELLGSINQNLPANMELELEGYYDRGFFVTKKRYAVIYDGEITVKGLELVRRDWAPVAKDTQHKVLTALLEDASPKKAKKIVNQIIDKLKKGKVPIEDLIIHTKLTKKPENYKQIAPHVIAAERLIKHGKTVKSGMIISYVITKGREPISKRAYPVELLGDKAYDPEYYIQNQVLPATLRILESLGYTEEQIINNEKQVSLDSFF
- a CDS encoding 30S ribosomal protein S8e → MAIWQGSSLRKPSGARSRRNKNKRNAEFGRTPADTRIGEEVKKEITARGNCSKTRATVANRINVIDPKDNSSKNVEILTVLENSANSHFVRRNIITKGAIVETEIGNVKITSRPGQNGIVNGVLIE